The proteins below are encoded in one region of Eubacterium sp. 1001713B170207_170306_E7:
- a CDS encoding sigma-70 family RNA polymerase sigma factor, whose amino-acid sequence MKRKPREFSLEAACYIKDHSKYHKITYGELKRMKELDPEAFSSRWFIPIGGALLEVDYQNYQDFYRAKERQDYLEALDEEYYAISYETLKEQTHREKEAISFKEVDVNKIVEASMLFEELRKALSRLNKDEATLIKALYFEDQTVKALANRQDVSVHTIYKQKKRILQKLRKMIEG is encoded by the coding sequence ATGAAACGAAAACCAAGAGAATTTAGTCTGGAAGCGGCCTGCTATATAAAAGATCATTCAAAATATCATAAAATTACTTATGGTGAATTAAAAAGGATGAAAGAACTTGATCCAGAAGCCTTTTCCAGCAGATGGTTTATACCAATTGGGGGCGCTTTACTGGAAGTTGATTATCAGAACTATCAAGATTTTTATCGCGCTAAGGAGCGGCAAGATTATTTAGAAGCATTAGATGAAGAATATTATGCGATTTCTTATGAGACTTTAAAAGAACAAACACATCGAGAAAAAGAGGCAATCAGCTTTAAGGAAGTGGATGTGAATAAAATTGTTGAAGCAAGTATGTTGTTTGAAGAGCTCAGGAAAGCATTATCTCGCCTAAATAAGGATGAAGCAACACTGATTAAAGCGCTTTATTTTGAAGATCAGACAGTGAAGGCGTTAGCCAACCGACAGGACGTTTCTGTCCACACAATATACAAACAGAAGAAAAGAATTTTACAAAAATTAAGAAAAATGATTGAAGGTTAA
- a CDS encoding accessory gene regulator B family protein, which translates to MITQVALSFAHKCKELRLIRAENEQIVMFGMEQIIFFLVNFLVMLGIGILTSHVYQTIIYFVCYISLSGLTGSYHAKNRLNCSIKTVLVFCVYILTIKYTPRNAYTLLSIIYQILYFFIVWKIAPVEHKNASYSDDEICRKRQKLWLRSVVYVCISMILVLGTTLYQYLYSISTSLLIIALFALAGYLFNEK; encoded by the coding sequence ATGATTACACAAGTAGCTTTAAGCTTTGCACATAAGTGCAAAGAACTTAGGCTTATCAGAGCAGAAAATGAACAAATCGTTATGTTTGGGATGGAGCAAATAATTTTCTTTTTGGTAAATTTTTTAGTAATGTTAGGTATTGGTATATTAACCTCACATGTGTATCAAACGATTATATATTTTGTTTGCTATATCTCATTAAGTGGTTTAACTGGAAGTTACCATGCGAAAAATAGACTAAACTGTTCAATAAAAACAGTATTAGTCTTTTGCGTGTATATTTTGACAATAAAATATACGCCTAGAAATGCTTATACTTTATTATCTATTATCTACCAAATTCTTTATTTTTTTATTGTATGGAAAATTGCTCCGGTAGAGCATAAAAATGCAAGTTACTCTGATGATGAGATTTGTCGAAAGAGACAAAAATTATGGTTAAGATCAGTGGTTTATGTATGTATTTCTATGATTTTAGTTTTAGGGACTACATTGTACCAATATTTATATTCAATTAGCACATCGCTGTTAATAATCGCTCTCTTTGCTTTGGCAGGTTATTTATTTAACGAAAAATAA
- a CDS encoding helix-turn-helix transcriptional regulator has protein sequence MNTTEAVIQRINDLCQEKGITFYKLSYRAAMSKSTLMSIVAGNSTPTIKSIALICRGLDISVREFFSSELFDICEEDDELL, from the coding sequence ATGAATACTACCGAAGCAGTAATCCAACGAATTAATGACCTTTGCCAAGAGAAGGGAATTACTTTTTATAAGCTTTCTTATCGGGCAGCTATGTCAAAATCCACCTTAATGAGTATCGTTGCAGGCAATAGCACGCCTACGATTAAGTCAATTGCATTAATTTGTCGTGGCCTTGATATAAGTGTAAGGGAATTTTTTAGTTCAGAATTATTTGACATTTGCGAAGAAGATGATGAGCTGCTTTAA
- a CDS encoding MerR family transcriptional regulator, whose translation MLTIGAFSKISNVTTKTLRYYDEIGLIKPVYVNDENGYRYYSATQLETVLLIGKLKWYGFSLDEIAEVLKNPEDNAFILSQIREKETGLREMAQHYQLLLSLLEKDISNLERGKHIMAYLEQIEVKLVETKPMPILSIRKKMNVKDSQKYIMELMKTVQEKGLSLTAGPMSIFHDEVYNPENYDMEDAVAIKEAEESTRILEGGPCAVSVLKGPYTELPSVYAKIREWIEEEGYTVSGAPYEIYQTDPTQVRPEENITEIYVPVKK comes from the coding sequence ATGCTGACCATTGGTGCATTTTCAAAAATCAGTAATGTTACCACTAAAACACTGCGGTATTACGATGAAATCGGCCTGATCAAACCGGTTTATGTCAATGATGAGAACGGATACCGTTATTATTCGGCCACCCAGCTGGAGACGGTCCTGCTCATAGGCAAGCTGAAATGGTACGGCTTCTCACTGGACGAAATTGCCGAAGTGCTTAAGAATCCCGAGGATAATGCCTTTATTCTCTCGCAGATCAGAGAGAAGGAGACTGGACTGAGGGAGATGGCACAGCATTATCAGCTGCTGCTCTCCCTGCTGGAAAAAGATATTTCAAATTTAGAAAGAGGTAAACACATTATGGCCTATTTAGAACAGATTGAAGTCAAGCTCGTTGAAACGAAACCCATGCCCATTTTATCCATAAGGAAAAAAATGAATGTCAAGGATTCGCAAAAATATATTATGGAACTGATGAAAACCGTTCAGGAGAAAGGGCTGTCGCTGACCGCCGGCCCCATGAGTATTTTTCACGATGAGGTTTATAATCCTGAAAACTACGATATGGAGGACGCAGTCGCCATTAAGGAAGCGGAAGAAAGCACCCGTATTTTGGAGGGGGGCCCATGTGCGGTGTCCGTTTTAAAAGGACCCTATACAGAGTTGCCATCAGTTTACGCAAAGATAAGGGAATGGATCGAGGAGGAAGGCTATACGGTTTCGGGAGCCCCCTATGAAATTTACCAGACAGACCCCACGCAGGTTCGGCCAGAAGAAAATATTACGGAGATTTATGTCCCGGTTAAAAAATAA
- a CDS encoding GHKL domain-containing protein codes for MTVDIICLLVKNYIEIIFLDSVLIKKPIRKKIVFYLYFLFLSISFTVFMFKYNPSTVLSTSISIAIMTSYLLFYKDSWLKKFIYLVILIVLVAVSELLSGLILLTMDISVNTFETSLLYGFILISLTSILLYSNVLLVKILSNKDVTIKMNILLLFYPISSILILYALYYIVMFNLDSEIKYVIFFIVALLVLLSNLFLVYLITYLVKSKTDKLLLEYYEKCESIEKSYLRELDESKQEIKQINHDLKSHFLHLLGLINAQNYDGCRIYVMKFLDLSKRIDYLFSTGYDGLDAVLSSKAIMSKSKNISLKTVIAMPTRETLKINEADISIISSNILDNAIEATEQCLINDRIIDFQICYDGNLSYLRICCQNPTINTSTSYKTTKKDKENHGYGLTIIKKIAEQWDGMVQYETTNGIFSIIVSLHN; via the coding sequence ATGACCGTAGATATTATATGCTTACTAGTCAAAAACTATATTGAAATAATATTTTTAGATTCTGTTTTAATAAAAAAGCCAATAAGAAAAAAAATTGTCTTTTACTTATATTTTTTATTCTTATCAATATCTTTTACAGTGTTCATGTTTAAATATAATCCCAGTACTGTTTTATCCACTTCTATAAGTATTGCTATAATGACATCATATTTATTGTTTTATAAAGATAGCTGGCTCAAAAAATTTATATATTTAGTTATTTTAATTGTACTTGTTGCGGTATCAGAGTTATTGTCTGGCCTAATTCTATTAACAATGGATATTTCGGTCAACACATTTGAGACAAGCCTTCTTTACGGCTTTATTCTCATTTCACTTACCAGTATTTTACTTTACTCGAATGTTTTACTAGTAAAGATATTAAGTAACAAAGATGTTACAATTAAAATGAATATTTTGTTGCTATTTTATCCAATAAGCTCGATTTTAATTCTTTATGCACTTTACTATATTGTTATGTTTAATCTAGACAGTGAAATTAAATACGTAATATTTTTCATAGTCGCTTTATTGGTACTGTTATCAAATTTATTTTTAGTATATTTAATCACTTATCTTGTAAAAAGCAAAACGGACAAGCTACTTTTAGAATATTATGAAAAATGTGAATCGATCGAAAAATCATATTTAAGAGAACTTGATGAATCAAAGCAAGAAATAAAACAAATTAATCACGATCTTAAATCACATTTTTTACATTTATTAGGTCTGATCAATGCACAAAATTACGATGGTTGCCGTATTTATGTTATGAAGTTTCTTGATCTTTCTAAGCGGATTGATTATCTATTCTCAACTGGTTACGATGGGCTTGATGCTGTTTTGTCATCAAAAGCTATCATGTCAAAGTCAAAAAATATTTCTTTAAAAACAGTAATTGCAATGCCAACGCGAGAAACCTTAAAAATAAATGAAGCAGATATTTCTATCATTAGTTCAAATATCTTAGATAACGCGATTGAGGCCACTGAGCAATGCCTGATAAATGATCGTATTATTGATTTTCAAATATGTTATGATGGTAATCTTTCTTATCTGAGAATTTGTTGCCAAAATCCAACAATAAATACTTCAACATCTTACAAAACCACCAAAAAAGATAAAGAAAACCATGGCTACGGTTTGACGATTATTAAAAAGATTGCAGAACAATGGGATGGAATGGTACAATATGAAACTACAAATGGTATTTTTTCTATTATTGTATCTTTACACAATTAG
- a CDS encoding LytTR family DNA-binding domain-containing protein, whose protein sequence is MNVILCDDDPGFLNELKDVLLPIYKNEYPSAKIRWFFNGNDLLSWYTLEGNTIDILYIDVEMPGFNGIDVLKSLRNNGCKCYSVFISSYISYVETALDYDIVHYLVKPLNIKKVRDVTNKVILKYKKQHKCIELSSNNKHSLIEVHSIIYVESNFRSLIYHTTQGNYTVNGKISDIENKLIPYNFLRTHKSYLVNMDYVLNYEGYKFNLLDGMTADISHTKRSLIIGKYKQYLYDKLIN, encoded by the coding sequence ATGAATGTAATATTATGTGATGATGACCCTGGCTTTCTTAACGAGTTAAAAGACGTACTTTTGCCTATTTACAAAAATGAGTACCCCTCAGCTAAAATAAGATGGTTTTTTAATGGGAATGATCTACTGTCATGGTATACACTTGAAGGCAATACCATCGATATTCTTTATATCGATGTAGAGATGCCTGGATTTAATGGAATTGATGTTTTAAAATCCCTTCGCAATAACGGCTGTAAATGTTATTCTGTATTCATTTCTTCATATATCAGTTATGTTGAGACCGCTCTGGATTATGATATTGTTCATTATTTAGTAAAACCTCTAAATATAAAAAAGGTTAGAGATGTCACTAATAAAGTCATTTTAAAATATAAAAAACAGCATAAATGCATAGAACTCTCTTCAAATAATAAGCATTCATTAATAGAAGTGCACTCAATCATTTATGTAGAATCAAATTTTAGGTCCCTTATTTATCATACAACTCAGGGAAATTATACTGTGAATGGGAAGATATCTGATATTGAAAATAAGCTGATCCCTTACAATTTTCTTCGCACACATAAAAGCTATCTTGTAAACATGGATTATGTTTTAAACTACGAGGGCTACAAGTTTAATCTTTTAGATGGAATGACTGCTGATATCAGCCATACTAAACGCTCACTGATCATAGGAAAATACAAACAATATTTATATGATAAACTTATCAACTAA
- a CDS encoding site-specific integrase translates to MKKQEFKVKATLQKKNNFWYVVCDYKDGDGKRKQPWLKTGIPVKTGSDREKNKLASLVEEKRRELELSLCTSCDILFVDYALKWIDENAFRYAEVTIARYQNIIKVNVIPIFKPLKLTLGEVKKGHLEFFYQQLFKEGKNPRTVRTIRSVLKSILDVAVENELITENPYQRARYIVPNKIKNNPKNFKSSFDYLRINEVRPVLDIVRPFYLYPMVYIAINYGLRPSELLGLRWQSIDLKQGRMDINFSAVQVDGRMVYKDALKNEFSRRSFKLSKEAVEIFKNVKKNQEANKRYYGNCYVKQEHDFVFLQENGKTFFETKVSSYFQSVLVRNGFRKIRFYDLRHTCCSLMINARTKDGSPLFSPREIMEYMGHGNINTTMNIYAHVEEKIQDEIPNKIVTLINEQEDQHMKDVISKVC, encoded by the coding sequence ATGAAAAAGCAAGAATTTAAAGTAAAAGCTACGTTGCAAAAGAAAAATAATTTTTGGTATGTGGTCTGTGATTATAAGGATGGTGATGGAAAGAGAAAACAGCCGTGGTTAAAAACAGGTATTCCGGTAAAAACCGGAAGTGATCGGGAAAAGAATAAGCTTGCTTCATTAGTTGAGGAAAAGCGGAGGGAACTTGAACTTTCACTCTGCACATCTTGTGATATCTTATTTGTAGATTATGCGTTAAAATGGATAGATGAAAATGCTTTTCGTTATGCGGAAGTCACGATAGCGAGATATCAAAATATTATAAAAGTAAATGTTATTCCTATTTTCAAACCTTTAAAGTTAACTTTAGGAGAAGTAAAGAAAGGACACTTAGAATTTTTCTACCAACAATTATTTAAAGAAGGAAAAAATCCAAGGACTGTTAGAACAATTAGAAGTGTTTTGAAAAGTATTTTAGACGTAGCAGTTGAAAATGAATTAATAACAGAAAATCCTTATCAGAGAGCAAGGTATATTGTTCCAAATAAGATTAAAAATAATCCTAAGAATTTTAAAAGTAGTTTTGACTATTTAAGAATTAATGAGGTTAGACCAGTTTTAGATATTGTTAGGCCTTTTTATCTGTATCCCATGGTTTACATAGCAATAAATTATGGTCTAAGGCCGAGTGAGCTATTAGGTTTAAGATGGCAGTCTATTGATTTAAAACAAGGAAGAATGGATATCAATTTCAGTGCTGTTCAGGTAGACGGTCGGATGGTGTACAAAGATGCATTAAAAAATGAATTCAGTAGGAGATCATTTAAGCTTTCAAAAGAGGCAGTCGAAATTTTCAAAAATGTAAAAAAGAATCAAGAAGCTAACAAAAGATATTATGGAAACTGTTATGTAAAACAGGAACATGATTTTGTTTTTCTACAAGAAAATGGCAAAACTTTCTTTGAAACAAAAGTAAGCAGTTATTTTCAAAGTGTTCTTGTGCGAAATGGATTTCGGAAGATTCGCTTTTATGATTTAAGACATACATGCTGTTCTTTGATGATTAATGCACGGACTAAAGATGGAAGTCCACTTTTTTCTCCAAGAGAGATCATGGAGTATATGGGACATGGAAATATTAATACAACAATGAATATTTACGCACATGTCGAAGAAAAGATTCAGGATGAAATTCCAAATAAAATCGTAACATTAATAAATGAACAAGAAGATCAGCATATGAAAGATGTAATTAGCAAAGTATGTTAG
- a CDS encoding helix-turn-helix domain-containing protein → MFNQYDDIILVQDLTKMLKIGKNKAYRLLQSGQIKAKKDWTGHWIIQKAAVIEYTNVGKA, encoded by the coding sequence ATGTTTAATCAATATGACGATATTATTTTAGTACAAGATTTAACGAAAATGTTAAAGATCGGAAAAAACAAAGCTTATCGCTTGCTGCAAAGTGGTCAGATAAAAGCTAAAAAAGACTGGACAGGACACTGGATTATTCAAAAAGCGGCAGTGATCGAGTATACCAACGTTGGTAAAGCATAA
- a CDS encoding phosphate ABC transporter substrate-binding protein — protein sequence MGLKKHLAGLTMALVVGTFAFAGCSGGGDSTGSSSAAISGEINGGGSTSVQKIIEAAGDEFAAQNPDVKFTYSGTGSSDGIKGATEGTYAFGCASRELKDEEKSGLTELVFAYDGIAMITHPSNPVTNISSADLTGIYTGEITNWSQLGGNDAPIVVVSREDGSGTRSAVEELLKFEDKLKPDATIKEGNGNVQSTVAGNENAIGYVSLTFVDNTVKKVTVDNVEATVDNVVNKSYPVSRPFLAVYKTDSLNSQTKAFLDFLMTDEGQTIVEKEGGIKVALEQ from the coding sequence ATGGGATTAAAAAAACATTTAGCAGGCCTGACCATGGCTTTAGTGGTCGGAACATTTGCATTTGCAGGATGCAGCGGCGGGGGAGACAGCACAGGAAGCTCCTCGGCGGCCATTTCGGGTGAAATCAATGGCGGGGGCTCCACCTCGGTCCAGAAAATCATTGAAGCGGCAGGCGATGAGTTTGCGGCCCAGAACCCGGATGTCAAATTTACATACAGCGGTACCGGATCATCAGACGGTATCAAGGGCGCCACGGAAGGCACCTACGCTTTTGGCTGTGCGTCAAGAGAATTAAAGGATGAAGAAAAATCTGGTCTGACCGAGCTGGTCTTTGCTTATGACGGCATCGCCATGATCACACACCCGTCTAATCCGGTGACCAACATCAGCTCAGCGGATTTAACCGGGATTTATACGGGCGAGATTACAAACTGGAGCCAGCTTGGCGGAAATGACGCGCCGATCGTTGTCGTATCCAGAGAAGATGGCTCCGGTACCCGTTCTGCTGTCGAAGAGCTGTTAAAATTTGAAGACAAATTAAAACCGGACGCTACCATCAAGGAAGGTAACGGAAATGTACAGTCAACCGTCGCCGGAAATGAAAACGCCATTGGCTATGTATCCTTAACCTTTGTAGACAATACCGTTAAAAAAGTAACCGTCGATAATGTCGAAGCGACTGTCGATAATGTTGTAAACAAGAGCTACCCAGTATCCAGACCATTTCTGGCAGTTTATAAAACAGACAGCCTTAACAGCCAGACAAAAGCTTTCTTAGACTTCTTAATGACCGATGAAGGTCAGACCATTGTTGAAAAAGAAGGCGGCATCAAGGTTGCGCTCGAACAGTAA